Proteins encoded together in one Quercus lobata isolate SW786 chromosome 3, ValleyOak3.0 Primary Assembly, whole genome shotgun sequence window:
- the LOC115979767 gene encoding autophagy-related protein 18h, translating to MKSQANKGNKSNNNNNNNNNNSYNLNHQNNHHHHHHHHSNGFIPNSLKFISSCIKTASSGVRSASASVAASISGDNNHFHKDQVLWAGFDRLELGPSAFKHVLLLGYSNGFQVLDVEDASNVSELVSRRDDPVTFLQMQPLPAKAEGHEGFRASHPLLLVVADESKSSDLMQSARDGLVKDGFTEPQIGSSVISPTAVRFYSLRSHNYVHVLRFRSTVYMVRCSPQIVAVGLATQIYCFDALTLENKFSVLTYPVPELGGQGVVGVNIGYGPMAVGPRWLAYASNNPLLSNTGRLSPQSLTPPGVSPSTSPGSGSLVARYAMESSKHLAAGLINLGDMGYKTLSKYCQELIPDGSNSPVSSNSSWKVARVASHSPDTDNAGMVVVKDFVSRAVVSQFRAHTSPISALCFDPSGTLLVTASIHGNNINIFRIMPSSSRNGSLTQPYDWGSSYVHLYKLHRGMTSAVIQDICFSNYSQWVAIVSSRGTCHIFALSPFGGETVLQMQNSDADGPALLPAVSRPWWFTPSLMINQQSLSPPPPPPVTLSVVSRIKNSNSGWLNQVSNAASSAAGKVSIPSGAVGAVFHNSVPHDLLPAHLKVNSLEHLLVYTPSGHTIQYKLLPSMGGDSSEAASRTVPGSSVQMQDDELRVKVEPVQWWDVCRRSSWPEREECISGITLGRNETAETVMDVSDCEDNDIGNKEFIKPHERSHLYLSNAEVQISSGRIPIWQKSKISFSTMSPLGANEQNFTENITAGEIEIEKVPVHEVEIRQRDLLPVFDHFLRIQSDWGDRGLVGGVCSSSSSDSHGAKEQFSEDAVICHSKLVSPGAAENSDDRLSQELYPSIVQSGNENKVEKGGRSVLSSPLLNNNCINKNSNSISAKKPTAGASLVQDGNFTDSLSTLTSDSLSADRTIAKGVQSSNSGGISENSNISSNRSDMSMNVLDEGLVHNSLDFEQFFQEGYCKAPPHDITEVVTDVDSSSNPCDREKSEEDGDNDDMLGVFAFSEEG from the exons GTATTATGGGCTGGCTTTGACAGATTAGAGCTTGGTCCCTCTGCCTTTAAGCATGTTCTCTTACTTGGTTACTCCAATGGCTTCCAAGTCCTTGATGTTGAAGATGCATCTAACGTCAGTGAACTTGTTTCGAGGCGCGATGATCCTGTTACATTTTTACAGATGCAGCCCCTCCCTGCAAAAGCCGAGGGTCATGAAGGATTCAGAGCATCCCATCCTTTACTCTTGGTTGTTGCAGATGAATCAAAGAGCTCAGACCTGATGCAAAGTGCAAGAGATGGGTTGGTCAAAGATGGTTTTACGGAGCCTCAAATAGGAAGCAGTGTCATCTCTCCTACAGCTGTTCGATTTTACTCACTAAGGTCTCACAATTATGTTCATGTTCTGAGATTTCGGTCAACTGTGTATATGGTTAGATGCAGTCCTCAGATAGTGGCTGTGGGTCTTGCAACACAA ATATACTGCTTTGATGCTCTGACTCTTGAGAATAAGTTCAGTGTTCTCACTTATCCTGTCCCTGAATTGGGAGGCCAAGGAGTGGTTGGGGTCAATATTGGCTATGGACCCATGGCAGTAGGCCCCAGGTGGTTAGCTTATGCTTCCAACAACCCATTGTTGTCAAACACAGGCCGCCTGAGTCCACAAAGTCTTACTCCTCCAGGTGTCAGTCCATCAACTTCACCTGGCAGTGGAAGTCTTGTTGCTCGATATGCCATGGAGTCTAGTAAGCATTTAGCTGCTGGGTTAATAAATCTGGGTGACATGGGTTATAAAACCTTGTCAAAATATTGTCAAGAGCTTATACCTGATGGTTCTAATTCTCCTGTGTCATCAAACTCAAGTTGGAAAGTTGCTCGGGTTGCATCACACTCTCCAGACACAGATAATGCTGGAATG GTTGTTGTCAAAGATTTTGTTTCCAGAGCTGTTGTCTCACAATTTAGGGCCCATACTAGTCCAATTTCTGCTTTGTGTTTTGACCCAAGTGGAACACTTCTAGTTACTGCCTCAATACATGGGAACAATATAAACATTTTCCGGATTATGCCATCCAGCTCACGAAATGGATCATTAACTCAACCTTATGATTGGGGCTCTTCTTATGTGCACCTTTACAAGCTCCACCGTGGCATGACATCAGCT GTAATACAAGACATTTGTTTTAGTAACTACAGTCAGTGGGTTGCCATTGTTTCATCCAGGGGAACTTGCCATATTTTTGCTCTTTCCCCTTTTGGTGGTGAGACGGTTCTCCAAATGCAGAACTCTGATGCTGATGGTCCTGCCCTTTTGCCGGCTGTATCTCGACCATGGTGGTTCACTCCATCTTTAATGATAAACCAACAATCTCTTTCTCCCCCGCCCCCACCACCAGTAACCCTCTCTGTGGTCAGcagaattaaaaatagtaaCTCTGGGTGGCTCAACCAAGTTAGTAATGCTGCCTCTTCTGCAGCAGGAAAGGTTTCCATTCCATCTGGTGCTGTTGGTGCTGTTTTTCATAACTCTGTCCCTCATGATCTGCTACCTGCTCACTTAAAAGTCAATTCTTTGGAGCACCTATTGGTTTACACTCCTTCTGGTCATACAATTCAATATAAACTACTCCCATCAATGGGAGGAGATTCAAGTGAAGCTGCTTCCAGAACTGTGCCAGGTTCTTCTGTGCAAATGCAAGACGATGAGTTGCGAGTAAAAGTTGAACCGGTTCAATGGTGGGATGTTTGCCGAAGAAGTTCTTGGCCTGAGAGAGAGGAATGCATTTCTGGGATTACTCTTGGCAGAAACGAAACTGCGGAGACAGTCATGGATGTTTCTGATTGTGAGGATAATGATATTGGAAATAAGGAGTTCATAAAGCCTCATGAACGATCTCATTTATATCTCTCCAATGCAGAGGTGCAGATTAGCTCTGGTAGGATACCAATCTGGCAAAAATCTAAG ATATCTTTCTCCACGATGAGTCCTCTGGGAGCTAATGAGCAGAATTTCACTGAAAATATTACTGCTGGAGAGATTGAAATAGAGAAGGTTCCTGTTCATGAGGTTGAGATTAGGCAGAGGGATTTATTGCCTGTTTTTGACCATTTCCTCAGAATTCAGTCTGATTGGGGTGACAG GGGCCTTGTTGGCGGAGTATGCTCGAGTTCATCTTCTGATTCTCATGGAGCTAAAGAACAGTTCTCAGAAGATGCCGTTATTTGCCACTCTAAGTTGGTATCACCTGGTGCAGCTGAAAACTCAGATGATA GATTATCCCAGGAATTGTATCCATCCATTGTCCAATCTGGGAATGAAAATAAGGTGGAGAAAGGAGGGAGATCAGTTTTGTCATCACCTCTGCTGAATAATAActgtattaataaaaatagtaattcAATTTCTGCCAAAAAACCTACAGCCGGTGCTTCTCTTGTTCAGGATGGTAATTTCACTGATAGTCTTTCCACTTTAACAAGTGATTCACTCTCTGCTGATAGAACTATTGCAAAAGGAGTTCAGTCATCAAACAGTGGAGGGATcagtgaaaattcaaatataagtTCCAACCGTTCTGATATGAGTATGAATGTTCTTGATGAGGGACTAGTACATAATTCTCTAGACTTTGAGCAATTTTTTCAAGAGGGGTATTGTAAAGCACCACCTCATGATATAACTGAAGTTGTTACTGATGTGGACAGCAGTAGTAATCCCTGTGATAGGGAGAAATCTGAGGAAGATGGTGACAATGATGACATGCTTGGTGTATTTGCCTTCTCAGAGGAAG GTTGA